The segment CTTTCTCACTGGCCAGCACCGCCTCTTTGATGTTTACCGTTAACACGCGGTCAGGTTTGATGAAATCAATCGCGTCCTGGCAATCCTGTTCGTCGGCCTGAATGCCGTAGGGCAGGCGGACGGCGATAAACTGATAGTCGGCGCTTCCTGTCTCCTGACGGAGTTCTGAAATAGCGGTCTGACTCAGTTTACCGGCCAGGGTAGAGTCCTGGCCCCCACTGAGCCCCAGCACCAGCGTTTTAATAAAGGGATAGGTTCTGAGATAGGACTTAAGAAACTCAACGCTGTTGCGGATCTCCTGCTGAACATCAATGACAGGTTTGACCCCCAGTGCTTCGATTATTTCCTGTTGCAAAGTCATTTGTATCTCCTGAGATTCATTGCCTTAAGCAGGCAGCCGTGTTTTCAATGGTTGCGTTAAAGCTAACGCGGCTGGCGTTAAACAACAAGATTGAATTCTGATGTTTCCTTTATCTGTCATTCGCATGGCTTGCATGACAATAAAGAGAGGAAAAAGTGCGATTTTTTTTGCCATAAAGTTGATAAATCAGCATTTCTGTTCCAGGCTTAAGCTTACATGGAAAATAAAAGAGGAATAAAAACATGAAGAAGTTTGCAGGAGCTATTGGTGCTGCCGTGGTTTTAGCCGTTTTATCGGGCTGTTCGGCGTACGATCGCGCGGAAAGTTACGTTACCAAGCCAGTGGTACAGGACGTTAAAAAGGGTATGACGCGCCAGCAGGTTCGTGATATCGCAGGCCCGGCGTCAACTGAAATTACCATGGTACACGCTCGCGGTACCTGCCAGACCTATGTTCTGGGTGAGCGTAACGGTAAATTACAGACCTACTTCGTTAGCTATAGCGATACCGGTCGCGTAATGAACTACGGCTTCCAGAGCTGTAAGGAATATGACACCGATCCGCAGGTTTCGCAGTAAATTCCTGTTGAGATAACATGAAAAACGGTCACCTCGGTGACCGTTTTTTTTTGCCTGTCTTTTACAGACCGGGCGGGCGGGAAACTTCCAGATAGCGGCCGTCAATATCGCGACGGTAATAGTGGCCATCCTGGACGTAGAAGCGGTCGCCATTGTAGTCGAGCGTACGCATGCTGCCGCTATAGCGCTGCTCCGGTGGCTGCACCATCACATAGGTATTATCGTTGGCGCGCTGATAGTAACTGCCGTTAAGGGCATAGTAAGTCAGGCCACCAATCAGCACGCCCACGGCGGCATCGGGTAGAAAGTTTAATCTGCCTGGCCCACCGCCCCAGCCACGGTGTCCGCCGGGCCCACCGCCCCAGCCGTGATGCCAGCCCGGTCCAGGGCCTGGTCCTGGACCCCAGCCGGGTTGCGCGAGGACCAGCGTTGGGGAAAGTAATGTTACAGCGAAAAGAGCGCTGAGCACCTTTTTCATAGGGTTTCTCCTGGTTCTGACTGAGATTAACATTACGCCCGGCCAGCGAAAACGCAAGCGCTGAATCGCCACGGTTGTCCGCTGCTTACAGCACTTAACGCATTCTTAACGCTCCCTCCACGATGCCTCTTATATTGCGCCCTCCTGGCGGGTTGCAAAGCGTACTTCCGGCTGAAGTTTCTTCTCCGGCTGTAGCAGGGTCATGGCCAGCATGCTGATAAATGCCACGGCGGCAGTGGCGCTGAACATGGCGTTGTAACCATAGTGCTGCGCCAGCCACCCGCTCAGCAGCGGAGAGGTAATGGAAGCAAGATTGGCAATGGCCAGGGTGATGCCGCTGTAGGTGCCTACCGTGGATTTTGGCGTGACGTCGATTA is part of the Erwinia sp. HDF1-3R genome and harbors:
- the osmE gene encoding osmotically-inducible lipoprotein OsmE yields the protein MKKFAGAIGAAVVLAVLSGCSAYDRAESYVTKPVVQDVKKGMTRQQVRDIAGPASTEITMVHARGTCQTYVLGERNGKLQTYFVSYSDTGRVMNYGFQSCKEYDTDPQVSQ
- a CDS encoding DUF6515 family protein; protein product: MKKVLSALFAVTLLSPTLVLAQPGWGPGPGPGPGWHHGWGGGPGGHRGWGGGPGRLNFLPDAAVGVLIGGLTYYALNGSYYQRANDNTYVMVQPPEQRYSGSMRTLDYNGDRFYVQDGHYYRRDIDGRYLEVSRPPGL